The Helicoverpa armigera isolate CAAS_96S chromosome 7, ASM3070526v1, whole genome shotgun sequence genomic sequence aaactttgtttgtttggttgtaatgaataaactcaaaaactacttgaccgattttaaatattctttcaccataagaaagctatattatccgcgagtaacataggctatattttatcccggcgcgggcagtagctcccacgggacgtgggtgaaagaTCGGGAAAAGGGCTAGTTTTGAGTAAAATAAAGAGGCTGTCAGCTAGCTTTCCACTTCCTAATCAAAGGTATATCAAGCTCATAATACTTCAGAAACCATACTACACAAACATAACTAGGTATTCACTACAATAATACCCAGTTTGAACTATAGAAAGTTTCTGAACTGCAGTACTGAAACGCTTCGAACTCCGATACCATTTAATTGTGAGAACTGCACGTGACGAGGAAACTGATCAACTGAACTACTAGTCCAGATGTTCTAAGTTGGCTGTAAGTGTTTATTTAGTGGCTTCACTTAGGTAGGTTTTAAGGGAATCAGTTCATGTTGGTTGTAGTAGAGTGAAACCTTCAATGTCTACAATTTGTATGTGTTTTTCAAAAAACGTTGAAAGATTGTCGCCGAtacagatataaatattttaaagttgaaaagtttgttGGTTGGCACACCAATCTTATAAACTGGTCTGGTTCGAAATAAGAACAGTATAACGTAGCTTATGTTTTCGTTTATCTGTGCTCAGTAATTGGTGTCCAAcatttatttagaaagtacatatgacATGGTAAAGATACATTACCATTAGCCTACCCCGAAATCGATCCCGCACACTCGTACTTGGAAGGCAGCTTTAACCATTAAGCCACCAGGACTAAAATGCAATACTTACCAGAAATAATCTATCAATTAACGTCATAATACCTTACTGACCTGCGCAATAATTGATGCAAATGATGGCGGCTGATGATAAGATTACTATCGCTTACGGATTAGCCAATTTCAATTAGTGCCGATGTACTAATTGGTATATCGAGTAGTATGATCAGATTCGATCAGTGCGGTGATTTACCCAGAAGGATTGATCACATGTGTACCTACCTAGCAATAATTTGTACCTATGAGGCATGATTAACTTTAGACCGCCAAAAATACCTCTCACACAATTTTAAGCCCTGCTCATCTCCTTTTCTTCTATCTtaggcatattttttttctgtggtaGTGTACCTTTATGTAGAACTCAAAGTTACATTTGGTTATTTGgttctatacttacctactaataaacTATCTAGTagaaaacttttgaaataatGGATAATAATATATCTCAATGTGAAGTAAACTGGCATTTACAGTCAGTTTTCAGTTTTACtttttcatcaaaaaagtttgatatacgtttgtaaatattttggtaataattacttaaaaaatatttcagcaccTCACCTCCCGATAAGTAAGTTCCATTCACCTGAGTCCTCAAAATAAACAAGTGACAAACTTGTCCTTTATGATACACGTATAACATTTATATCGCGTGAGTAGTCATACAAATAACGAAGTATATTCCTTCGGGCGCCTCTTATATCTCTTTATATTTATCGAATAGAAAACAAACAGCCTCAGGGCAATTccaatctgtactaatattatgaagctgaagagtttgtatgtttgtttgattaACACTCTAATTTTGGGACCTACTTGTGTACAAGATAGTCAATTTATGGAGGGAGGCTCCATAAATTGACTTGTATAACTTAGTATAAGTTTTATCCCAGCATGCGAAATAGTTTTTAAGGCATATGCAAGAATTGGAAACAATGCACTACAAATCATTGTGATTATGCGTTACgcaaaaagtaataatattgtTGACAAATCTGGGCTGTCAAGTGCGGGTGATACCGCGGGATATAGCTagtaaaaatatatcagatGTTAAAAGAAAAGGCGCAAAAACGTGTTTGGTGGGTGTTCCTCTATTTTATCTGAGATACATGGTAAACATAGTTTGTCTCGCGCTGCGGGCTAGAAGTAGGGCCATGAAAACAGTGGCAGCGATCTGTTGAGATTTAATTCTATGAAGTTTTACGCTGTGTGGTTTAAGTGAATTCGAGCATACCTActctttttgttcattttttacCTTCACCAATGGTAACATAGAAAAAGCACTATATTGcaattgatacaaaaaaaaactcttttagaGTGCACAATACCGAttaacaaagtaaaaataaattcggTCTGTGGAAAATACGATTTGAAGAATTGTTTATCAAGAAAGGCTATAagtaggctatttttatcctgGTGCAACCGGTACCACGGAACGAGAGTAACCCGTTATCAAAACCtgttataaagtaaaaattaaatcaacatcATCATTAATCTCTCAACTTCTCATGCATAAATATTGACTTTCCGAAGTTTTCACGGCCCCACCGGCTACAGAAGCGGCAACTCATAATGATGTTTGTTCgggaataatttaaaacaatccGGGCACTAATGAACCGTCTCGCGCGCACtgcatttgtttgtaaaatctACTCAAGAGAAGCAATTAACACCCAATTAGGGTCCTTTTCGAAGGATTTTAGGAAAGGTTCAAAATGGAGCTGGATtttgaaggtttatttttaattcctaGTGTTTATGTCTGGTGTGGCTGTATGATTTATCCGCCAGATTATTTTATAGTAAGAAGTCTTATGTGCATAATTAATTATCTAGGACATAAATTAGTAAGTAAGGACATAAATAGGTGAAAAATTGGCCATTACATTATTATTCTCTCAAAATTCTAGTAAAAATGAAAACGTGTATCAAATTCTAATCTCTTTTTTGTTCAAACAGCAAAAGGTTGCAACCATAATTAAGGTAAACAAAAGCCGAATTATCCTCAAAGGTAATCCAATCTTCGTTCTGTAACGAAAGGCCATTAAATTACACCatcaaataatatcaaaaaaaaaacatgattataTGAGTACCTAATATAATGTAAGATAAGGTCATAATGTCATGGGTCTTCAGGGGCCTGTGCTAACCACATATTCCGTGGCTTTAATATTTTAGACACGCAAAAGGTACGCGTAACAACTTTCCTCAGGGGAACAAACTTAATTTAAGGGAAACACGCGTTTAACGTGTTCTGGTAAATGCGTAATCTGGTGATACTCGGTTTACACTTTACACCTTAGGACAAGTGACAATATAGTTATGACAAGTGACTTTTAGTTAGAACAAGTCTGATAGTAGTTTTCACCGCATCTAAAGAGATATTTAAAGATTTCCCTACCAAAAACACTGTATTAGTAGGTACTGAATATGTTATAAGCGTACCTAATTTAGAAggataaaaataagtaagatGCATAAGATAGCATTGAATTACAGTGGTTTTCGAGATAAGGTATCGGTATGCTCTTTGCACTTGAATTAATCAAAGTAATTAATGATTGTGTGACCAGTACAAACGAGTTTTTTGTTCTCAGAGTCTCATAAATACGTCTGCATTGACAATATTGTATCAATACCTGACTAGACTTGTCTCAAGATGAAGTTTACAAGTAGAAGTACGTATTTCTTACATATAACTATTTGTGTAATATCAACAGTGTACGCCCTTTCAGAGGTCAACGAAAAGTGCATTGCTGCAAACAATGGGAGTATCTCCAACGAATTCCTAATAGGTACTTGGCATAAGGTCTACCTATACAAACTTGACGGACCAGTACCTACATGTACGTGCCCCAATGTGACGTTTTACAAACCAACACACGCAGAAATAGAGGAGTACCGACAGAAGTATAAGGCAACTGAGTTACCTCAAACAATTGGTGATGATGCGATAGTAGCCGATAGAGGATATATAAAAGGCCTGATACTAGGACAAGGAGAAGCAAAAACGTATATATTAGACCCAAAATCTGCTATGATTCTGAACATGGAAGGATATGAAGTGTATGTATATAGACGACTTAGTGACAAGTTTGTGTTCTTCTGGCGATGTGCTTTGAGAGGTCATTCAAAGTGGTTGATGACTAATGACAGAAATGCCACGGAGGAAGAAATACAGCAAATTATTAAAGACAGACCTGAGGTTTTTAATAAGTATGGACAGCGATTCTGTAAACATATTTGTTATTGATTTTGATATGAGTTTGTATGTACCATAAACTTttgcatattaattaattgttttcctTAATCATTATCTGATAGTCATCTGTCTTATCTGATATTATACAGCACCTAATTCGTTTTACCTGCTGTCTACAAAGTATAGTTTCACTTTTCATGTTTTTCTTCCAAGAAACAGTCGTGTCATTGCTCTGTAtacatttctattttaaaaatgatttcttCAGAATGCAATTGGACAAAACGTTTGAAAGTTGTTGCACAAAGAATGTTGTATGGAACTGTCGAGCTTCACATCTCTGGGGACAGGTTTCAGCAAAACTGACTTAAACGagattttcacatttattacatttttatatcccACGTTGTGGAaggaaaaataagaatttttgaGCATTTTTCTGTGACTTGTGGTTGATACGAGTAATTCATGTTTAGTTTTTGGTGCAAAAAGATACATTCATGATTGTTTTTCATCGTAGAAACTTGTGAATGTAATTGAACTCTTCTCATATATACCTCAAACAGATGTTACTTACTTTAGGTAACCATGCCAATTTAATTCAAACACTATCCCACTCTTCTTAATCTTAGAAAACTCGTATCTAATAAAACCCTGAACACGGTTGCAGAAAAAAGTACCAAAGATACCCTTTAACGCACTCCGTATTACACTGCTGCCAAATTGCCGGGTTATGACACGTTACGTAACCCGACAGTGCGGAGGTTCAGCTACATGTAATATTCAACTGTCTGTCCATCCCATGaagaacaaatgactagcggagacgttataacgcaaaatctcctaagaaagttgaagtcaaagtcaaaaaccatttttttttattcaaagagGCCAATAAacgctctttcgaaacgtcaagctagaTGCACGgctccaaagagttggtctaaTGGAGAAGAACTGGCAAGAAAATCCATGGACATTCTGTTTATGTTGCGTGTTAAAACTGCGGCCATTTGGGGGACTAGGAACGTTATTGTCtccacccttatacgccttatATTCGTAATACAAAAATCGTTGGCAGATGAATCAAAGAAGCCTTGTTAGTTTACTTGTAATTGATAATTTTGGTCATGCTAACCATTCGTATTTGACCTAgtagaaggcacctgacctacctgaattacctatggcatctccgctgaCCTTTCCTGACTCCGTATATTCAACTGTCTGTAGATCCATTATTCAGGAACCGTCACGCCGCGCCGGGAGGCAAAACGCTGGcgtgaaaacgtacaaattattAACGAGATTTTCAAAATATGATCCTCCCGTATGACAGGGTTATGTTTCTTTATTGTGACTTGACGGCGCTGGAATTTTCGTcacgtattattttttttctaacttgaAATTTAAGAAAGACCCGATATCTTCCTCTTGACACAATACAAGAATACAAAAAAGAACTACTATCTAATCTACTATGAATTATTTAAAGTCACAAAAAATCTTGATATCCTTCAGTAGACATTTTGATCAATATCTTTGAAATCAACAATGGCAACAAAAGATATGGCAACAATGTTACTTCAATGACTGAAATGACGTCAGATAAGGAGAGCATGGAGATATGCTGCTACtccaaataataaattctaataaGGCCAGTACCTTCCAAGTTTACTTACAGTCTTATACATCCTTCTTTCGTTGACCTAAATCTAACGTACATTAGAAAGCACTAAACTGCACCAGTTATCTCAATTCCCGTCCGTCACTATTCTCCATTAAGTTTTTACCTagccgtgacgtcacgcgccGTGGCTTCTCGAAGCTTCTCGCGCCATTTCTCATGTATAACCTCTTTTAAAATCAGCACATAGGTACAACCAACAAAATGACCGAAAAAGTGTGTATAAATCATAACCCTCCTTCTGGCGCAGTCGGGTGAAAATACACAAAGGACTAACGTTCCTTACAGTcttataatatacttttatcGTCAACCGAAATCTAACGTACATTAGAAAGCACTAAACTGCACCAGTTATCTCAATTCCCGTCCGTCACTAGTCTCCATTAAGTTTTTACCTAGCCATGACGTCACGCGTTGTGTTCTCAAAGCTTCTCACGCCATTTCTCATGTGTAAGCTGCTGTATAATCATTAAAATCAGCACATTTAACAAACGAAATTAGTGCAAAGGTATGTAGACAACATAACCCTCCTTCTGGCGCGGTCGGGTAAAAATACATAGAGTACCAATTTCCttacagttttatatttatcgtCGACCTAAATCTAACGTACATTAGAAAGCACTAAACTGCACCAGTTATCTCAATTCCCGTCCGTCACTAGTCTCCATTAAGTTTTTACCTagccgtgacgtcacgcgccGTGTTCTCGAAGCTTCCCGCCATTAATTCGTCTTCGTCGCAAGTTCCATCAACTATCGTTAGTGAAGATGCACGTTTTGCTAGGTTttgtgtatgtaggtaataccTATAGATTTAGGGATTTTGGGAAAAGGTTATGTGTGATGGTTGTgaaatgcttttgttttcttggtGGCTTAGAATTTAAAGTAAATGTGCGtgtggctaatctccttacatttttatttatatacatattttctattATGTCGAAAACAGTTAAATAAGGCGTAAGAAAGTTCAATGTGATTTAAAGAACTAATTTCAAAATGGCTCTTTTGATGTATTTGGATTGGTATCAACCCGTACCAAACAGAAGCGTTAcatgtaatttatttctttgaaattaagATTTCAATGCAAAAAATTACCTAGGTATGGTATGTATAAGCCAGTGTATTGCAATTTTCAAACTCACGATGATATGAACATGACTTGCATAATGCATATAATGGTATCTAAGACattgtatttacaataaaagATTATTTAATAAGGTTATCGAAGTCAACCTTTAAAGTCACAATCCAAACGATTGTCATTCGATTCTTTATCGATTTTAACCTAACCGGGGTGAACTAATAAATTCAGATTAAACCACCTTTaaataaagtcatttatttaggTCCCAGGCCAATATTCTAGGCTTAGGGTTGGATCTCGATTTAAAAGTCGATTTAACTAATCGAATGACTTCGAGTTTAGTTCGAGGTAAGATCAATGATTGGATTGATCCAACCTTTTAACTTTATAACGTGTTATACACTATTACTTAATATGCATAGTTCACATATTCATAGATTAGGTTTCAATTTTTAGCTCATATGGAGAGAAATTCTAAATTTCTAAGCCCTATTAAGTATCCATTTATTTATCGTGTTCTATAGAAAGACATTGTAAagtgcaaacaaaaataattctcgGCTTAATAAGAGGGTTGGTCAAACAGAACAATATCGGACAAAAATCTATCAAATTATACTTATCCCGTAATCTGTTAATAACCAAAAAGAACAACAAAGGGGATTAGAGAGTTTCCCCAAAAACGGGTAAAAATACCCAAAacgggattcgaacccgcgtCTCATTGTTACGCGCGTGCGCCGTGACAATCATCGGATAATGACGTCATACATAATAGGGACACGTCAATCATTGGGTAATAAGCGTATTGCAATGACAGCTTTTcgtatctattttattttttttattttttcgtatATATTTTTGCTTATCGTAGCAAAAACTTCTAAATAAAcccgaaaaaatatattatacgaaaaataagcaaaaaaatacgaaaagcTGTAATGAGGTTATAATACTGCCAATCAATCTCCAGAAAAAAATctcattagaaaaataaaacagctgtCAATTTCGAATcgttttgaaattggaattcgATTTGGAATGtttttgaaatagttttttcttttacctTCGCACGTTGATTTGGCTAGAGATTTTTATAGACTCCTGTAAATTAAGCCAAATGCCTATAATTTTAGCCTCTTGTAGATATTAAAACTTAGGTCTATACCtactacattaatttatttataagtgcCCGTACCCGTTACCTTTTTCGTACCTAACTCTGAAACTTACATAAGCGTAAAGTTTAGAGACTCCCAATTGTTCTCGATTCAAAACAGGCTCAGAAACCAATCTCTCGATAACTCACATTCAACGGATTGTCAGTTGTTGTACTGCAAGTTAGTTTTGGAAACAGATGGCTGATAGTTCCAACTTTACTAGGAACCAGTTAGTTTGTACAATATTAGGGTGCGATTAAAACAAACGAGCAACTACTTACAATCATTCTATAACCAGTTTGAATAATTCTTATAGACTGAACAACGACACAACGTCtgcttatttaaaacaatttgattaGCAAATAATGCTGAAATGCTGTGAAGGAATGACTTGTTCTTTGTGCGTTCGGTGTAAAGTTTACATTCTAAACGCATTTTTACCGTTTCGAGTTCAAAGCGGTTCTTATTGGAATAAGGTCTATGAAGATTCAGATGCCTagtcttattattatattggcGATTCTTGTATGAAACAATagttacatttttgaaagaggtgtattgttttaaaaaaattaaaatcaatcttTAATGTTAGATTGTGTGGTCCAGGACATTAAAAGATTGTAAATATTGTCGTTAAAACGGAGGTACACCTAAACCTTtggtaattaaaatacaagaaaattacCTTATACTTATTACCTTATCGTTTCTTctagaaaaaagttttaaagctTGTTTCCATCTGAGTAGTTTtcgtctaaaataaaaataaaaacaaataaggtACCGTCTACAAACACATTTGGGACACGTGTTTctaatacttatgtactttctcaaactcaaactcaaactcaaaatcgtttattcaaattaggctgataaatcagcacttttcgaacgtcaaaaacaaaagacagtccccaaaacgcccgcccttcaccacttcctatgtgtttttgctgggaagaagaagtggcgcaacaaactccccagcaacacatgtctgtctgtaaggtttgaagaaccagaatgtatacaaaaCAAGTCAAATTCTAATTAGACCTTAGCCCTTCTGTTAGTTTTCTGTAGTTTTTCTTAAAGGTCCGCATTTTGTTAATTGAAAAGAATACGTGGTTGTAATAATTGAACACGCTGATAAAAGGTATCGTATGTgtgcacaatttttttttggtattataCTGGTGTTTTACtgtgttaatttaatataaacaaagtaggttttttaaataaaactacttttacggattttatcgcggttatattaatattatttaataccgacgtttcggatcctttacagcatccttGTCCGATCCAATCAGCAaaagaagtttttatttcatctatactaatattataaaggggaaaactttgtttgtttgtttggttgtaatggataaactcaaaaactactggaccgattttaaatattctttcaccaatagaaagctatattatctgcgagtaacataggctatattttatggagtttcttgcccgttcttctccataggaagctacttttggaatgggcaactagaagcaaacttatttataattttgacgttcataagtgcttgtaaaggcctatatgaaataaatgatttgatttgatttgatttgattgatatcccggtgcgggcagtagctcccacgggacgcgggtgaaaccgcgggaatacGGGTagtgtctaatattcgcgtaagtgtcagaaataaataagatttttttttgaaggGTTAAAAAACAAGTAATTAGTTTATTAAACCTAAAAACCTAAAGGAAAGAAATTTTCACACTAACTGACTTATCCAATGGCCAAAAATTTTACCGTGAACCCAAACAGTTTTTTAAAGCAACTCCCGTAGACAACACTCCTtatcattattatcaaaaatGTAGATCCACTGAGCCATACTTGAGATAAAAAGAACCGCCTCAAAAAATCTTTTGGCGGCGTCGgcaaaaacaactttttttcttagattttttatctttttgccATAGATACGCAAGTATGATGGGGCACAAAAAATACGCAATCCTTTACATGTTCGCTTTATTTAACAACAATGGTATCGGCAATTTGTGAAACGTTTGTTTGATCATAAAAAACgatctttatttgttttgataacaTCAGCTGGGTAACTTTTAGATGTCTGTAATTGTAAGTATTTTGACATGCGTTGTGTGCAATTTTTCCCGTGTCTGtgtatctaaataataaataaaatattgataaataaacttAGAATAGGTACCTGgatatcatatttataaattaaaatcatatacCTATAGCCTTAATAAATACTCATTCTTTTTATCAGACCAGTGTTTCCTAAATTCTgcaaaaagaaacaaactttttaacatTAAAGTAATACTTAATATATCACGTAGGTAAATGACTTATTTTAGACCTTACTAATGACGATAGTATTTAATACTATACAAAGAAGTCATATTATTCtctttttcaaattcttaatCTGTGCAAAGACCTATCTAAACAACGGTTTCACCATTAATCCAAATCAGACCAACTTCTAACTTTCAcgaacattaatttaaattttctcCTCGCCGCCATATTGGTTTCTCTTAGCTAACATTGACGCATTAGTTTGTTCCCAAGTCGGTTATAACTtgcaatattataatgtttaattatgGCTTTTATTGTGATAAATAGCTATTAAGTATGGACATTCAGTTTTGCTTCTTGTAATCTTTCCAAGAAATTGCTTTTTCACAAAAACTTTCCGTTTGTATATGAGacatttttcttctttaatttttaGTCCTGATATAAATAACATATATGAAAAACTGACAATATGTCACTGTTTACACCCCTTAACCCTAAAACAGACAAAGCAatccaattattattatctccacaatttaaacttataactcccagttacattttaaattacatcTTTTTTTAAAGCCGGGCTTTAAGCTCACTCACTACATTATCACTAGAACgcattttatttactatgttTGTACAGCAATATTTCTGTATTAACGtattataaaatacttgtaATAATTCGAgggatattatttataatgaaagGGAGTGGTATTGAAATGTTAAGTTTTAAGTACAGTGTTGTGTGGGGCTAGGAAAGTCGCGACTGGCGTTCATAGGCGCCAGGCGTTACAGGTTTGAGAATATGATAGTTTATTTAAGAGCTTTTTTGATGAAGTTatatcttatgtttatttttttttatgttgttataTTAGCAAGCCATTTACGAACTtgtaaaattctataaataaattaaactgattatttttgttacctcaAGGGGGAATATAGAAGTTATGTTTTTGTTAGTCACAACCAGCTTTTTCATTTTAGCCAATTTTGTTAGTCAATAATACGATCCATCCTCTTCCCGCTCGCGTCTATAGACTCGCTGGTTTAACAGCCCCAGCTTAACCAAACAAGGTCCAAGTGTGAGaacatcaaataaatatgaattgatAGGATCATAAATCGCTCGGCGGATACGGAGCACAATTCGGCGGATATTTGCTCATCCCTAtcgccatttttattttaaaggttatATGCCCTTTGGCACAGTTTTTGCAGTTTATTGTTCTGTTGGTAAAAGGTCGGATTATTTGGCAGTGTTTTTtgaatcgtattttttttttgtactaatattatagtgcaAAGAGGTAAAGTTTAAACGTAGGTTCACGAAACTACTcatctgattttattttaagttagaaaaaaatattattaggtttaTACATTAATTTCCTAATAATATTCTGCCTCTCTCTCTCTCAAGGATTTGTTTAttctataaatataaagttGTAGCAGTGTTATAAAGCTCAAATAAAAAACTGCTACTGTTGCAAACTCACTCGTCTATTGTTTCATAACTAAAATACCGCACTGCGTCCAAATTTCATTTTGTTAGTCGAACattttatatgcaaaataattatacatagcCTATATATAAAGGTTTACTGAAACTTAAACATCAGCACTTGTATCTTTCTGAAAAAACCGTTATTTCCCCATCTCCCTTTCTCGCTAAAAATCACTTACCTAACCAATAAACCTAAATAGAATTTgggcaaaacaaaacaaaacaaaatctatgAAGTAAATCTATACACGAGTTTTCCCAAAACAAAAGGCAAGCGAACTGAATTGAACCGAATATCTCGGGTGACAAACAAACTAAAGGTTAACATTCGAAACTGAATATTGTAGACAcgaataaaagaataaaaactacGCGATATTTGATATTCTCAGTCCTCATTTTTTCGCTGGAAAATACCATttctatctagacacacggcagtgtgtccgccaagttcgagcaaaaaaggcgacacaccggccgtgggttatattacacgaaccatttcgggccaaattcgacccccctgtaactcaaaatctattttatttacgcatatcaaatttctagtatctgttgagaccccctcacttatctaaaatacaaaatttcattaatatacctattgtaggtcttgagatattgacgtcagaaaatcgctatttttactatacactgattcacttattcactgactcactcatcaaaaacctagaccacttccaatggtcgtattgacttgaaatttggcatggaggtaggtctttatgtcaaggtaaagggaaaaatctgaaaatggccaagtgtgagtcggtttcaaaataatgaaggtgttttatacccggtgtaaatttatacccctaaggaactaaaacgaactaaatttatctatatttatatcccacccaaaacaaaaatgtgaaagactgccaagttcgataaaatgg encodes the following:
- the LOC110379847 gene encoding uncharacterized protein LOC110379847, whose protein sequence is MKFTSRSTYFLHITICVISTVYALSEVNEKCIAANNGSISNEFLIGTWHKVYLYKLDGPVPTCTCPNVTFYKPTHAEIEEYRQKYKATELPQTIGDDAIVADRGYIKGLILGQGEAKTYILDPKSAMILNMEGYEVYVYRRLSDKFVFFWRCALRGHSKWLMTNDRNATEEEIQQIIKDRPEVFNKYGQRFCKHICY